A part of Candidatus Eremiobacteraceae bacterium genomic DNA contains:
- a CDS encoding PaaI family thioesterase has translation MDGITFVRRIRDEGVEYPPIGSFVGFVLTKIEKGSLEAVGTPTAAHYNPLGVVHGGFSSTLMDLALGLVSVTVLPSMDHGVTTTDLNLRYVRPITETTGPMTVVASVLHAGKRIVVAEASLRDENHKLYTLAQSTLLVVARR, from the coding sequence ATGGACGGCATCACTTTCGTTCGTAGAATCCGCGATGAAGGCGTCGAGTATCCGCCGATCGGTTCGTTCGTCGGCTTTGTTCTCACAAAGATTGAAAAGGGGAGCTTGGAAGCGGTCGGCACGCCAACCGCGGCGCACTACAATCCGCTCGGTGTCGTCCATGGCGGATTCTCGTCAACGCTCATGGATCTTGCGCTTGGACTCGTATCGGTGACCGTACTGCCTTCCATGGATCACGGTGTGACCACGACCGATCTCAACCTTCGTTACGTGCGCCCGATTACGGAAACCACGGGTCCGATGACGGTGGTCGCGTCGGTGCTGCATGCCGGCAAGCGAATCGTGGTCGCCGAAGCATCGCTACGCGACGAAAATCATAAGCTCTACACGCTTGCCCAATCGACGCTGCTCGTCGTGGCCAGACGATAG